GTCTGGGCTGTGGCCGCCAGTGAGCTGTGTCGGTCGAGCCACCAGATTTTGCGGTTGGCCCCGTGGCCAACACGAAATCGGGTTGGCGACCACCGATCAATTCCAGATAAACCTCTGCCAAAATCTCGGAGTCAAGCAGGGCACCATGCAGGGTGCGGGCGGAATTATCTATTTGAAATCTGCGACATAGCGCATCAAGCGAGGCCGGAGAGCCGGGAAATTTCTTGCGTGCGATGGCGAGGGTATCAACCGCCTGATCCCATGGCAGTTGTGGCAGTTTGAGCCAGCCGAGTTCGGCGTTGAGGAATTTCATATCAAACGCCGCGTTGTGGATGACAAGCCGCGCATCCTGCACGAAATCAAGAAATTCCTGAGCAATTTCAGCGAATAAGGGCTTGTCGCGCAGGAAATCATCGCCAAGGCCATGAACCGCAAAGGCGGCCTCGGGCATGGCGCGCTGCGGGTTGATGTATTTGTGAAAGGTTCGGCCTGTGGGCATGTGGTTGTAGAGCTCTACAGCGCCAATCTCGACGATGCGGTCGCCGGATTCTGGTTCAAAACCAGTGGTTTCCGTGTCGAGAACGATTTCACGCATGGTCTGCCCTTTGTCTTATGTCGCGAAGGATAGATTGGACCTGTTGGCGGGCGGATTCAAGGGTTTCGGTCTCGATCACATAATCGGCGCGGGCGCGTTTTTCGGCATCAGGTATCTGTTTTTCAAGAATATTCTCAAACTGCTCTGGGGTCATGGTACCACGCTCCAGGACGCGGGCGCGCTGCACTTCGGGGGGGGCGCTGACCACCACGGTGTAATCCATGCCACGATCCGCGCCGGTTTCAAAAAGCAGGGGAATATCGAGGACGAGGACGGGCGCGGGATTTGTAAGCTCTGTAAGGTTCTTACGGTGATTATGTACAAAATCCGCACGGTCGCGCGCGACCAGCGGATGCACGATGGATTCGATCTGAGCGAGGGCAGAGGGATCGCGGGACATGATCGCCTTGAGCCGGGCGCGGGAGATGGCCCCGTCCTCGATCGCCTCGGGGAAAGTGGCCGCCATGGGTGCCACGGCGGCACCACCGGGGGCGTAGAGCCGATGCAC
The nucleotide sequence above comes from Roseovarius mucosus. Encoded proteins:
- the dnaQ gene encoding DNA polymerase III subunit epsilon, with protein sequence MREIVLDTETTGFEPESGDRIVEIGAVELYNHMPTGRTFHKYINPQRAMPEAAFAVHGLGDDFLRDKPLFAEIAQEFLDFVQDARLVIHNAAFDMKFLNAELGWLKLPQLPWDQAVDTLAIARKKFPGSPASLDALCRRFQIDNSARTLHGALLDSEILAEVYLELIGGRQPDFVLATGPTAKSGGSTDTAHWRPQPRPTPLASRLTATENDAHQAFVAKMGDAALWRKFS
- the coaE gene encoding dephospho-CoA kinase (Dephospho-CoA kinase (CoaE) performs the final step in coenzyme A biosynthesis.), producing the protein MTILIGLTGSIGMGKSTTARLFNEEGCPVWDADAAVHRLYAPGGAAVAPMAATFPEAIEDGAISRARLKAIMSRDPSALAQIESIVHPLVARDRADFVHNHRKNLTELTNPAPVLVLDIPLLFETGADRGMDYTVVVSAPPEVQRARVLERGTMTPEQFENILEKQIPDAEKRARADYVIETETLESARQQVQSILRDIRQRADHA